The Paenibacillus sp. MBLB1832 genome has a window encoding:
- the fdhA gene encoding formaldehyde dehydrogenase, glutathione-independent → MGGNRAVVYNKPGSVEVRNTDYPELVLKDGPGVNPLNVGRKCEHGVILKVVTTNICGSDQHMVRGRTTAPSGLILGHEITGEVIEVGRDVEFIKKGDLVSVPFNIACGRCRSCRERNTNICLNVNPDRPGSAYGYVDMGGWVGGQSEYVMVPYADFQLLKFPDKEKAMEKILDLTMLSDIFPTGYHGAVSAGVRPGSTVYVAGAGPVGLAAAHSAQLLGAAVVIVGDLNAERLAQAKSFGCETVNLREHPNLSEQIDQILGVPEVDCAIDCVGFEASGHGKDHGEAPATVLNSIMEVTRAGGRLGIPGLYVTGDPGAADEDSKVGTLKIRIGLGWAKSHTFVTGQTPVMQYNRDLMMAILSGRAQIAKAVNATLISLDAAPQAYQEFDRGVSRKFVIDPHGLVK, encoded by the coding sequence ATGGGTGGAAACAGAGCAGTTGTCTATAACAAACCAGGTAGCGTTGAGGTACGCAACACGGATTATCCAGAATTGGTGCTTAAAGATGGTCCAGGTGTCAATCCATTAAACGTAGGACGGAAATGCGAACATGGTGTCATTCTCAAAGTAGTCACCACGAACATTTGCGGCAGCGATCAGCATATGGTGCGAGGTCGGACAACTGCGCCGTCAGGTCTCATTTTAGGTCATGAAATAACGGGTGAAGTCATTGAAGTAGGTCGTGATGTTGAATTCATTAAAAAGGGAGACTTGGTCTCCGTTCCGTTCAATATTGCATGCGGACGTTGCCGCAGCTGTAGAGAGCGGAATACGAATATCTGTTTAAACGTCAATCCGGATCGTCCAGGATCTGCCTACGGGTATGTAGATATGGGCGGATGGGTCGGCGGACAATCGGAATATGTCATGGTTCCTTACGCAGATTTCCAATTGTTGAAGTTCCCTGATAAAGAGAAAGCGATGGAGAAAATTCTTGATTTAACAATGCTTTCTGATATTTTCCCTACGGGCTATCACGGTGCGGTTAGCGCAGGCGTTCGACCGGGTTCAACGGTATACGTCGCGGGTGCTGGTCCTGTAGGTCTTGCTGCAGCTCACTCCGCACAGTTGCTAGGAGCAGCGGTTGTCATTGTCGGCGACTTAAACGCAGAACGATTAGCGCAAGCGAAAAGTTTTGGCTGTGAAACGGTTAATCTTCGTGAGCATCCGAACTTGTCTGAACAGATCGACCAAATCCTCGGCGTGCCTGAAGTGGATTGTGCAATCGACTGTGTCGGTTTCGAAGCAAGCGGCCACGGGAAGGATCATGGGGAAGCGCCAGCTACTGTGCTAAATTCCATTATGGAAGTTACTCGCGCAGGCGGTCGTCTAGGCATTCCAGGATTGTATGTGACGGGGGATCCAGGGGCTGCTGATGAGGACTCCAAAGTAGGAACGCTAAAAATCCGCATAGGCCTCGGTTGGGCGAAGTCCCATACGTTCGTGACGGGTCAAACACCTGTTATGCAATACAACAGAGACTTGATGATGGCGATTCTCAGTGGGAGAGCACAAATTGCGAAAGCAGTGAATGCCACACTCATTTCGCTGGATGCGGCACCGCAAGCATATCAAGAATTTGACCGCGGTGTTTCTAGAAAATTTGTTATCGATCCACACGGATTAGTTAAATAA
- a CDS encoding fatty acid desaturase family protein: MSSTYTKRDYSLTGPENKRAQEKGLAAAEWYMSPIPRKRLKELMKRKDGPAIRDTIIMFAWLIGTGMLGYYTWGTWWAVPAFIVYGVSYASMADSRWHECGHGTAFKTAWMNDALYQIASFMDLRPPTPWRWSHARHHTDTYIVGRDPEIAMTRPPVWRILFGEIIHIYGGKRDLTSIFTHCLGKLTPSEKDYVPESEFRKSVWISRVWVLIFLGLIIWSFQIGSILPLMFVGLPTFYGPILLILVGITQHLGLHEDVLDHRLNTRTIYLNPITRFLYWNMNYHIEHHMFPMVPYHALPALHKELMFDYPAPSPSLWAALKEVISALIKQKKDPHYVVDRPLPSTANPYYYGVQAEIAVTSQ, from the coding sequence GTGTCTAGTACCTATACGAAAAGGGATTATTCGCTTACAGGACCAGAGAACAAGCGTGCACAGGAAAAGGGATTGGCCGCTGCTGAGTGGTACATGAGTCCAATTCCACGGAAACGACTTAAAGAACTCATGAAGCGTAAAGATGGCCCCGCCATTCGGGATACCATCATCATGTTTGCTTGGCTCATCGGAACGGGGATGCTTGGGTATTACACATGGGGGACTTGGTGGGCAGTACCGGCTTTCATCGTATATGGCGTGAGCTATGCATCGATGGCTGATTCCAGATGGCATGAATGCGGACATGGCACAGCTTTTAAAACAGCATGGATGAATGATGCTCTCTATCAAATCGCTTCATTTATGGATTTAAGACCGCCAACTCCTTGGCGTTGGAGTCATGCTCGTCATCACACCGATACGTATATCGTTGGCCGTGATCCGGAAATTGCCATGACTAGACCGCCCGTTTGGCGAATCCTTTTTGGGGAAATCATTCATATTTATGGCGGTAAAAGAGATCTCACAAGCATTTTCACACATTGCCTTGGAAAACTGACCCCCTCGGAAAAAGACTATGTTCCTGAGAGTGAATTCAGAAAATCTGTTTGGATTTCACGTGTTTGGGTACTAATCTTTCTAGGCCTAATTATTTGGTCCTTTCAAATCGGGAGTATTCTACCACTGATGTTTGTTGGACTTCCGACCTTCTATGGCCCGATTCTACTCATATTAGTGGGTATTACGCAGCATTTGGGTCTTCATGAAGATGTTTTGGACCATCGCTTAAACACACGCACAATTTATTTGAATCCCATAACTAGATTTCTTTATTGGAACATGAATTATCACATAGAGCATCACATGTTTCCTATGGTTCCTTATCATGCTTTACCTGCTCTGCACAAAGAATTGATGTTTGATTATCCGGCACCAAGTCCTAGTCTATGGGCGGCTCTCAAAGAAGTTATTTCAGCGCTGATTAAACAGAAGAAAGACCCGCATTATGTGGTTGATCGGCCTCTACCTAGTACAGCAAACCCTTATTACTACGGCGTACAAGCTGAAATAGCTGTTACTTCGCAGTGA
- a CDS encoding AraC family transcriptional regulator, protein MSRILNETAVNLPGEDLGFKVHYWGAMPEHFDNPEHRHSFFEVCYVLTGEGVYRESGEDYPLQAGTLFCSRPGKWHQIKSESGIELYYVAFEVDDSSSKEASINRYMQMMNLNKIIVPMADDTVTAQTWRMLFTLCKQERSMTKETIRSFAYALLISFCSEFVEVAESNELPEHQQISSYYLERTKLFIDDNLLSSLSIQQVSNYLNITERHLSRLFAMKVGQSFSHYVQERRVRKSIELLLETDWTISHIAQETGFESVHYYTRVFTSKIGVPPGKFRKSQLSEIPFS, encoded by the coding sequence ATGAGTCGCATTTTAAATGAAACCGCAGTCAATTTGCCTGGTGAAGACTTAGGCTTCAAGGTGCATTATTGGGGGGCTATGCCTGAGCACTTTGATAATCCAGAGCATCGGCACTCCTTCTTCGAAGTTTGTTATGTATTGACAGGTGAGGGAGTCTACCGGGAGTCTGGTGAAGATTACCCTTTGCAAGCGGGGACATTATTTTGTTCTAGGCCAGGCAAATGGCATCAAATAAAAAGCGAGTCAGGTATCGAGCTGTACTACGTTGCTTTCGAAGTAGACGATTCTAGTTCGAAAGAAGCAAGTATTAATCGGTATATGCAGATGATGAATTTGAATAAAATTATCGTGCCTATGGCCGATGATACCGTGACAGCGCAGACTTGGCGCATGCTGTTTACGCTATGTAAGCAAGAGCGCAGCATGACAAAGGAGACAATTCGGAGTTTCGCCTATGCTTTACTTATTTCTTTTTGCAGTGAATTCGTGGAGGTTGCTGAGAGTAATGAATTGCCCGAGCATCAACAAATTTCTTCGTATTATTTAGAAAGAACCAAGTTATTCATCGATGATAATTTACTGTCCTCATTAAGCATTCAGCAGGTATCGAATTATTTGAATATAACAGAGCGGCATTTATCACGATTGTTTGCCATGAAAGTTGGGCAATCTTTTTCCCATTATGTTCAAGAACGAAGAGTTCGGAAGTCCATCGAGCTTTTACTTGAGACGGACTGGACGATCAGTCATATCGCGCAGGAAACGGGCTTTGAATCGGTCCATTATTATACAAGGGTTTTTACTAGCAAAATTGGCGTGCCCCCAGGGAAGTTCCGTAAATCTCAGTTGTCAGAAATTCCTTTTAGCTGA
- the fdhA gene encoding formaldehyde dehydrogenase, glutathione-independent, which translates to MVGNRAVVYSKPGVVEVSNTPYPDLVLRDGPGVNKLNVGRKCNHGVILKVVTTNICGSDQHMVRGRTTAPSGLVLGHEITGEVIEVGSDVEFIKKGDLVSVPFNIACGRCRSCRERNTNVCLNVNPDRPGSAYGYVDMGGWVGGQSEYVMVPYADFQLLKFPDKDKAMEKILDLTMLSDIFPTGYHGAVSAGVKPGSTVYVAGAGPVGLAAAHSAQLLGAAVVIVGDLNAERLAQAKSFGCETVNLREHPNLGEQIDQILGVPEVDCAIDCVGFEASGHGKDHGEAPATVLNSIMEVTRAGGRLGIPGLYVTGDPGAVDEDSKVGTLKIRIGLGWAKSHTFVTGQTPVMQYNRDLMMAILSGRAQIAKAVNATLISLDEAPNAYQQFDRGVSRKFVIDPHGLVRK; encoded by the coding sequence ATGGTGGGAAATAGAGCAGTTGTGTACAGTAAGCCAGGTGTCGTGGAAGTGAGCAATACGCCTTATCCAGATCTCGTGCTGCGGGACGGCCCTGGGGTAAACAAGCTGAATGTTGGACGTAAATGTAACCACGGTGTTATTTTGAAAGTCGTCACGACGAACATTTGCGGCAGCGACCAGCATATGGTCAGAGGGCGGACTACCGCTCCGTCAGGTCTTGTTCTCGGCCATGAAATTACAGGAGAAGTCATTGAAGTCGGCAGCGACGTCGAGTTTATCAAGAAGGGCGACCTCGTCTCCGTACCGTTCAACATTGCATGCGGCCGGTGCCGCAGTTGCCGCGAACGCAACACGAACGTCTGCTTGAACGTCAATCCGGACCGTCCAGGTTCCGCTTACGGCTATGTCGATATGGGCGGCTGGGTCGGCGGACAATCCGAATATGTCATGGTTCCGTACGCAGATTTCCAATTGCTCAAATTCCCGGATAAAGACAAAGCAATGGAAAAAATCCTCGATCTCACGATGCTGTCCGACATCTTCCCGACGGGCTACCACGGTGCGGTCAGCGCGGGCGTAAAGCCAGGTTCGACTGTGTATGTTGCGGGAGCTGGCCCAGTCGGTCTCGCTGCGGCTCATTCCGCCCAACTGCTCGGCGCTGCTGTCGTTATCGTAGGGGATTTGAACGCAGAGCGTCTCGCGCAAGCCAAAAGCTTCGGTTGCGAAACCGTTAACTTGCGCGAGCATCCGAATCTCGGCGAGCAAATCGACCAAATTCTCGGAGTACCTGAAGTGGATTGCGCGATCGATTGCGTCGGCTTCGAGGCCAGCGGACATGGGAAGGATCATGGCGAAGCGCCAGCTACGGTGCTTAATTCCATCATGGAAGTTACTCGTGCAGGAGGTCGTCTCGGTATCCCAGGACTGTACGTGACTGGCGATCCAGGGGCAGTGGATGAGGACTCCAAAGTCGGAACACTAAAAATTCGTATCGGCCTCGGCTGGGCGAAATCGCATACGTTTGTCACTGGGCAAACGCCGGTCATGCAATATAATCGCGATCTGATGATGGCCATCTTGAGCGGCCGTGCGCAAATTGCCAAAGCGGTTAACGCGACTTTGATCTCACTGGACGAAGCACCGAATGCTTATCAACAGTTTGACCGCGGTGTTTCGCGCAAGTTCGTTATCGATCCGCACGGACTTGTCCGCAAGTAA